The Campylobacter concisus DNA window GAATATGACATGCATCAGAGGGTTGATTTGCATTTTTTGCATCATACTCTTTCCTCCATTTGGAAAATTCCTTGTTTGATAGCTTTACGCTATAACGATTTTCGATTACTAATCTGCACTCTTTGATCGTAGCTTGTTGTGGAAACAAGGCTTCAAAGCATGCTTGTTTAATCTCTTCTTTTGTTTTATTTTTTCTAATAGCCTTTAAATCATTTAAAATTATTTTTTTATTTGGCATTTTTTCTCCTTTTTGCCATTTAAAAAATCAAGAGACAGCAATAGCCATCTCACCGAATAGACATACCTATAGTGTGCCCAATAAACTCAATATGGTTGGTACTAATGAAGTTTTTTATTTAAGTATTTTAAAAGTAGAGAACGATTACAATAAGAGTGTCACCAACTTAATGTGGGGGTTCTCTTTTAATTACTTAAATAGAACCTCTGCTTTTAACTAATTTTAATCATCTTAATCTCCTTTGGTTAAAAATATTTTATTTTTAAAAATTGTGAGCATTATAATCTTTTTTTATAGTCGAGTCAATGAATTTGATAGTAAGTAGAATAAAAAAATGGTTTTATGTTTTAAAAAGCACGATATATCAAGGGGTTTTTACTTATAATTGATTGTATAGCATAAAAATACTTATAAATTACTTAATGCTCGTATTTATACGAGGAATCGAAACAAATATCTTAAAATTACAGACCAAAAGTGACTTTTTTTTGAGTATAAAAATAAAAATATTATTAATAACACATACATTTTTAAATTACCAAATAAAAAATTATTACATAATCATCAATTGCGTACCAAATACTCTCCAAGCAAATTCTCAAATTTTACCTTTAGATATTTTGGATCTTTTATTTTTATAAGGCTCAAGATAAGTTAGGCGGATTCTCTCTTATCAATTTCAACAGTTTCTGATATAAGTTTTCCTGTGTAGTTTTAGTATTATATCTAAATTCACACTCCTTTAGATGAAGTAAAAAATTCTCTTTCTTGATGCCTTTAAATTTAGCTAGTCTATGTTTAGCGTATCCCCAGAAATTTTCTATGCCATTTATATGGTTTTTACCATTAGCAAATTCATTCTTAGAATGCTTTACTCTATAATGAGCTAAAGCTGCATAATCTACTAATCCATCATAAGCTTTCCAACAATCAGAGTATATAGTAGAGCTATCAAGCTCGCTATATTGCGATAGTATTGGTATTAGTTCACTAGCAGAGCAGTTCTTAACTATTTGGGTATAGACTTTGCCATCTCTTTTAAGCATACCGAACACCGGAGTTTTATTTGCTGCTCCTCTACCTCTCTTACCTCTTACTCTTTTAGCTCCGAAGTAGCTTTCGTCAATCTCTATCTCACCTGAAAACTTACTTATTTTTTCACACTCACTAGCCATTAAAATTCTGATGTTTTTTAGAATTTTGTTGATGGAAATTCTAGAAATCCCGGTTAAATTTGCTATTTTAGTAGCCTCTATATCCTCTGCAAAATACTTGAGAATTTCTCTAAATTTCTTCTGCGAAATTCGGGAACGGACTATATACTTATTTTTCATCGGCAGGATCATAGTTAAAACTCCTTTGAAAGTTTTTAACTTATCTTGAGCCTTTAATTATATTGACGTGAGCGGAGCTAATCCGCTTGGTCTAAATTTAACACAAGTTTAAATTTTTAAAATATGCTATTGTGCGTTCCAGCCCGTCTTTGATACCTATTTTAGGTGTCCAACCAAGTAGTTCTTTTGCGAGAGTAATATCCGGCTTTCTCCTTTTAGGATCATCGGACGGAAGTTCTTTGTATATGATGGGTGATTTTGAATTCGTCAAAGATATAATTATATGTGCTATCTCTTTTATGCTATATTCTTCTGGATTGCCGATATTTACTGGGCCCATTATATCTGTGTTCATAAATTTCACAAGCACATCCAACGTATCGTCAATATAACAAAAGCTTCTCGTTTGCGACCCATCACCAAAGATCGTTATATCGCTATTTTTAAGAGCTTGCACTATAAAATTACTGATTACTCGTCCATCGTTTTTAGCCATATTTGGACCATAGCAGTTAAAAAGACGCACAATTTTTACATCGACATAATATTGTTGCTTGTAACTACTGCACAAGGCCTCGGCAGCTCTTTTTCCCTCGTCATAACAAGCTCTAATACCGATAGGATTTACATTCCCCCAGTAGTCCTCTTTTTGTGGATGCTGCTTTGGGTCGCCGTATACTTCACTGGTTGAGGCTTGCAATATCTTCGCTCCGTATTTTTTTGCAAGACGCAAACAATTTGTTGCGCCAAACACACAAGTTTCAATAGTCTTCACAGGATCT harbors:
- a CDS encoding IS1595-like element ISCamsp1 family transposase, which produces MILPMKNKYIVRSRISQKKFREILKYFAEDIEATKIANLTGISRISINKILKNIRILMASECEKISKFSGEIEIDESYFGAKRVRGKRGRGAANKTPVFGMLKRDGKVYTQIVKNCSASELIPILSQYSELDSSTIYSDCWKAYDGLVDYAALAHYRVKHSKNEFANGKNHINGIENFWGYAKHRLAKFKGIKKENFLLHLKECEFRYNTKTTQENLYQKLLKLIRENPPNLS
- a CDS encoding UDP-glucuronic acid decarboxylase family protein, with translation MNKTILVTGGAGFIGSHLCTRFVKEYHNVLCLDDLSTGASENIAHLKNYPNFTLIEHDITKPFDYFIDEIYNLACPASPVKYQADPVKTIETCVFGATNCLRLAKKYGAKILQASTSEVYGDPKQHPQKEDYWGNVNPIGIRACYDEGKRAAEALCSSYKQQYYVDVKIVRLFNCYGPNMAKNDGRVISNFIVQALKNSDITIFGDGSQTRSFCYIDDTLDVLVKFMNTDIMGPVNIGNPEEYSIKEIAHIIISLTNSKSPIIYKELPSDDPKRRKPDITLAKELLGWTPKIGIKDGLERTIAYFKNLNLC